CCCGTTTCACAGGAAAACCAACCATGAAATACATGCTTTTGATTTATGGTGCCGAGAGTGGCTGGACCGAAGAAGAGCGCGAGGCCTGCATGATCGAGTCGATGGAAATCAGCGAAGAACTCGAAAAGCAGGGCAAGTGGATTTCGGCGTCGCCGCTTCATTCCGTCACGACGGCGACCAGCGTGCGAGTTCGCGAAGGCAAACAGCAAATCACCGATGGCCCTTTCGCGGAAACGACAGAACAACTCGGCGGTTACTACATCATCGACGTCGACGACCTGGATGAAGCAATCAAAGTCGCCGCGAGGTTGCCGCCTGCGAAGAAAGGCACGGTCGAAATTCGCCCGCTGCTGCCGCTGCCTGAATTACCTGCATCGACTTAAGTTCGGCATGTGTTGGCAGATCGCGGGATACTTTTTAATCGACGTCGCCAACCTCGACGAAGCCATCGCGGTCGCAGAGAAAATTCCCGGTACTACGCGTGGCACCATGGAGATTCGCCCAATTGTCGAACTGCCAGATTGCCGTAGGTCACCAATGCATTCCGCCGAAATCGAAGAACTTTACCGCAACGAATCTCGCAAAGTGTTTGCGACATTGATTCGTTTGCTGGGCGATTTCGACCTCGCGGAAGAAGCAACTCACGAAGCTTTCGCTGCTGCCATGCAACAGTGGCCGGAGCACGGTCTGCCGGACAACCCAGCATCGTGGTTGGTCTCAACGGGACGATTCAAGGCGGTGGACACATTGCGTCGACGAGCCAAACTGAATGATCTGCAACCGGAACTGAGTCGTCGACTTGCGGAAATTGAAGCGGCCAATCACTCAGTGGCTCAGCAGGACATCGAAGACGATCGCCTGCGTTTGATCTTCACGTGTTGCCACCCGGCGATTGACCCGAAAGTCCAGGTTCCGCTGACGCTGCGGGAAGTCTGCGGGCTGACGACGGAAGAAATTGCACGAGCATTTCTGATCGCACCCTCGACGATGGCTCAGCGCATTGTTCGCGGCAAGGCAAAGATCCGCGACGCCCGAATTCCCTACACCATCCCTTTGCTGAATGATCTGCCGTCGCGGCTTGAACCAGTTCTGTCGGTGATCTATCTGGTTTTTAATGAAGGCTATTCCTCTTCGAGCGGCGAAAGCCTGACGCGCGCCGATCTTTCCGACGAAGCCATTCGTTTGGCTCGGCTGTTGGTCGAGCTGCTTCCTGACCCGGAAGCGATGGGCCTGCTGGCGTTGATGCTGCTTCATGAATCACGCCGCGAGGCACGTATGAATGTCGACGGCGACATTGTCTTGCTTGACGAACAGGATCGCACGCTTTGGAATCAGGATTTCATTGCCGAAGGTAGCCGTCTGGTCGAACAGGCCCTTCGTTCGCGCCGTTTTGGAGTCTACTCGATCCAGGCCGCGATCTCCGCCGTGCACGCCGAAGCAACCGAGGCGAGTGAAACCGACTGGGCACAGATCGTTGCGCTGTACGATGTCCTGTTTCGAGCAGACGCATCTCCCGTCGTCGAACTCAACCGAGCCGTCGCGATCGCGATGCGAGACGACATTGCTTCCGGCCTGGCCATCATCGACTCGATTTTGTATCGCGGCGACTTACACGACTATTATCTGGCCCATTCCGCTCGAGGTGAATTTCTACGGCGACTCGGCAACAAGGATCAAGCCAAACTCGCGTTCAAGCAGGCACTGGCACTTGCCAGGCTGGAACCAGAACGTCGCTTTCTCCGAAACAAAATCGCCTCGACCGAATCGGATTGAGTCAACTGACGAATCGCTTTTTGCAATTATTGACTTGCCAACAAACTGGACCAGGGAATGATGACCCGGAGCGGCTACGGCGACCAGGTTAGCGACGTCTTCTGTTCGGAAAGCGTCCAGAGTTTTGCGGCCGCTTCTTCATCCAGGGCGCAGTCATCCAATGGACATTCGCCGATGGGCCGACTGTTTGGGCTCTTTTGGTAGGACCATAAAGCTTTTCAGTTTCCACGGTTTCCTCCGTTGCACACATGACTTCGGGCCAGGAACCCTTCTCGGCGGATTGTGCGATCACTCGTGAGAGTATGGACCAGACGATTTTGTTGAAGGTGCTTGCCGTGTCCTTTAGCAAGTTGGTTCGTGACGCGCCGGGGTGGCAGACCTGGACGGTGACGTTCTTTTCGGCAGCTTCAACGCGGCGCTGCAATTCATAGGCGAACATCATCTGCGCCAGTTTGCTTTGGGCGTAGGAATTCCAGGCGGTGTAGTTGTTGTCAAAGTTGAGGTCTTCAAACTGAATTCTCTTCAGCCCCATCTTGTAGGCGTTGCTGCCGACAACGACGATCCGCCCCGCGGACTCTTCGACGCGATCGAACAACAGTCCACAAAGCAGGAAATGACCGAAGTGGTTCACGCCAAGCTGGCTTTCAAAGCCGTCAACAGTGATCTCTTGTTGGGCAACCTGCGCGATGGCGGCGTTGCAGATCAGAGCGTCGATGCGGGGAACCGACTTCAAAACGTCCGCCGCGGCTTCTCGCACGGAATCCAATACCGCCAGGTCCATCCGCACGAATGTCACGTCAGCATCGCTACCGAATTCCTGCTTCAGCTTCGCGATGGCGACAGCTGACTTGTCGCCGCTGCGGTTCAACATCACAACGCTTGCGCCTTTGGACAGGAACACTCGCGTTGCTTCAAAACCCGCGCCGTTGTTGGCGCCGGTGATGAGATACGTTTTGCCGGCCAGGGAGCCGAGTCGTTCCGGCGTCCAGCCCTTGGGGCCGAACTTTGTTTTGGTACTCACTACGCGGACTCCTGAATTTGCGGAGTATAGTCGTCGGCAGCGCTAAGGCGCGACGTGGGCGACATGAAGGAATAGAGGACCGGGATGACGAACAACGTCAGCAGAGTGGCGAAGGTCAGGCCGAAGATCAGCAACCACGCCAGACCTTGCCAAAGCGGTCCACCGCCAAGTGCAAGAGGAACGAGTCCGCCAACGGTCGTCGCGGTTGTCAGAAAGATCGGCATCAGTCGTTGCCGTGCAGCGTCGACGATGGCAGCGTGATAAGCCTCGCGCGAAAGGGGCTGACCGGTTCCGGATGTTCGTTCCTTCATGACAATGTCAGCGAATTCAACAAACAGAATGGCTGAATTCAAAACGATTCCGAACAGCGCCAGCACGCCGAGTTGCGGCATGAATCCGAACGCGTTGCCGGTCACCCACAGTCCGAACAGTGCGCCCACGAGCGCGAGCGGCAGCGTCACCATGATGATCGAAGTTCGGGCGAGACTGTTGAACTGAAAAATCAACAACAGAATGATTGCGATGAACGACATGCCGAATGACCGGAACATTTTCCATTGAGCTTTCATCGACTCTTCAAGAGCTCCCCCGATCTCGATGCGAAATCCGGCAGGCAATTCGGCTTTCAGCTCTTGCATTGGCTCGGAATTGAAGACGCGCGTCGTGATGTCGTTGCCTGACGCCCCGTAGTTGATCCGTGATCGGACTTCGATCGTTTGATTCCCGTCGCGCCGATCAATGGTCTCCAAACGCCATTGTGGTTTGACGCTGGCGATGGCTGCGAGCGAAACTTTGCCAACACGGCTTTCGATGTGAGAGTTCTCGACCGCACCGAGTGACCGACGGCTTTCGGGATTCAACCGAAAATAGACCGGGATTTGGCGGTCACTCTCGCGATATGTCGTCAGCAGTTTTCCGGAATAGTAAGCGGCAAGCGTTGAGGCAACTTCCGCGTTGCGAATTCCTGAAAGGCTCGCCCGATCTGAATCTACATCGACGAACAACTGTTGGCCGGACACGCCCCACGAATCGTTGACGTCCCAGGTGTCAGGCTCGGCGTCTACAATCGACTTGACGCGATTCGCGATGCTCCTAAGTCCGTCCGCGTCGGCGAGCCCGTTACCCATGACGCGCAGAACGACCGGATCAGCGGGCGGGCCGAGCGCCAGTTCAACGGGAACGACTCGTGCGCCGGCGATCGGCGACAGCCCCAGCGATTCGTCACCTTGCCTCGCCACAACGCGAAGTTGTTCGGCGAAGTCGTGAGTGAACTCTCCCTTGGTCGTGTGAATCAGAATTTCAGCGTAGTTCGGTTTCAGGGTTTCCGGTTCCCATGCGAGATACCAGCGCGACCCGCCTCCGCCGACGAGGGTTCGCATGTTGAGCAAACGTTGGTGCGGGTTTCCTTCGTCATCGACATGCGGGCTCAGCGCGCGGATCATCTCTTCGACCTTGCGAGCAACCTTGTTGGTTTGTTCGATCGAAGCGGATTCGGGTAAATAGATTTGAACGGCAAATTGGTCGCGCTGCGTGAGTGGAAAGAACTCGCTTGAAACCGGCAATTGAGTCGCCAGCAGCAACGTGCCGATGGATGCGGAAATCGTGACAAAACGATGACGCAGAGCCCATCCGACAGCGATGGCGTAGAGTCGGTAGAAGCCACCTTGTGGCTCAGTTGCCTCAACTGAGTGGTCGTGAACAGTTGGGGACAACTGTTCTACATTCTTTGGCTTGTTTTTCTTTCGGCGAAGCCTGCGCCACACAGTTCCCAGTTTGCTCATCAACCACGGCAGCGGCGCGGTGGGGCGACTTAAGTCTTGGGGCGGTCGAATGAACCAGGCGGCGAGGATGACGCAGAAAGTCATTGCCAGAACCCAGCTGACGGCCAGCATGACCGACAGCGTGATCGGCAGGCTGTAAATGAACTCGCGATTGGCACCGTCCATCGTGATCAACATTGGAATGAAAGCGGCAACCGTCGTCGCGGTTCCGCTCAACATCGAAACACCAAGCATCTTTGCACCCGCAACGGACGCTTCGCGTGGGTTCATGCCGGCAATCTGGTTCGTACGACTTTGGTCGCAGACCTGAACCGCATTGTCGACCAGCAGTCCCAGCGAGATGATCATCGACGCCAGCGACATTTGTTCCAGTTGCACATCAAAGAGCGTGATGATCGCGAGCGACGAAACAACAACAAACGGGATGTTGGCCGCCATGACGGCAGCCGTGCGAAAGCCAACGACCAGATACACCAGAACGACCACGACCAGAATCGCCTGGACGATGTTCACGCCAACTTCGCGAATGCGCTGCTTCACGCTATCCGACTGATCGGAAATGATGGACACGGCCAGATCGGGCGGCAACACGCCCGTGCTTTGCAACTGGGCGACACTTTCTTTGGAACGGTCGCAAATGTCGATGATGTTTGCACCTGATTTCATCGACACCGCAAGGGTGATGGCGGGCGTCTCGAACTCGGGCGTTCCGTAGAGACAAATGAGCTGAGCAGGGTCGACGTAGCCACGACGAACGTTCAAGCCCATGTTCTTGAGTTGAACTTGATTGAAGCCAGCGTCCCCGTCTTCGTTCGCTGTTGCCACGACACCAACGACCAACGAATCAAAAGCCTCCACCGCGCCGACATCACCGCTGGGCTTCACAAAAAAGCGACCATCTTCGCCGTCGATCCGTCCGCCTTGAGCGACAATATTTTGCGATTTGGCAAGGGATTCGATTTGAGCCGTCGTCCGCTCCAGCGTTGACCAGTTCCCCTCATTGGTCTCGATGTAGATGGCTTCTTCCTGAACTCCAAACCGACCGACCTGCGAAACGCCAGCAGCAGCCGCAGCGAATCACGAATTCGTTCTGAGTACAAATCGAGCTGTCGCGGCGAGTAGGCGTGCTTCGGACCAACTGTCGAGTCCCCATCGAGCGGCTGTTGGTGGACGGCATAGAGCAGGACGCTGGTGTCAGCGAATTCGTCGAACAGAAACGGCGAAATGCTTTCGTCCGGCATCGGCACATTGCGAATCCGGGCGCGCACGCGATCCCAGGCGTCGTCGACTCGAGCGCCCGGCACGTTGTCTTCGAGCTCGACGAAGATGACCGACTGTTCGCTGCTGGACGTCGATCGAATCAAGCGAACTTCTTCCAGTCCGTCGATCGCATCTTCCAGAGGATCGGTGACCAGATTTTCGATCTGCTCCGCCGACGCACCTTGCCACCGAGTGGTCACGAGGGCGATCTTGAGCGTGAATTCAGGGTCTTCGCGACGCGGCATGGTGAAGAAACTGACGCTGCCCCAGGCGACCAGTAACAGCACCAGAGTGATCGTGATTGTCGGCCGACGCACTGCGAAATCGGGAAGGCTTCTCATGGCTGGCCTCCGACAAGCGTCGAAACGACAACGCGGTCGCCGTCGTTCAGGTAGTGCGTGCCTTCGACAATGACCCGCATTCCCTCACGCAATTCCTCTGGCGAAGTCGACGTGATCCGCAGCAAGACCGTTTCACCGAGGACCGATTCGCCTTCGGCAACGTCGACGAAGACTCGCCGTGCGGTGGCTTGGCCCGCAGCGTCATCAATGACGTGGATGAAGGTATTACCTTGTTCTTCGCGAACGGCCTTCATCGGAACGAAGAACCCACCGGCCGGTTCGTCGGCAGTCAGCGAAATCTTCGCAACGTCGCCGGACCGCAACAGCCAGCGTTGTTCTTCAAGCACGACCTGGCAGCCGGACCAGTTTTCCAGATCCAGGCGCTGACTTGCTGGTTCGCCGGCCGGTGTTGAACCTTCCGGCTTGAAGTGCAGTTTGCCCGTAATCAAATCATGTTCGAGATCCATCGTTACGTTCGGATCGGTGAACTCGATCGCGACAAATTTCCATCGCCCGAGATAGGGGATCACGTCACTGGTGATTTGTACGGGGACTTTGGTCACCAAAAGCAAACGGTCGCCCGGCGGTGATGGAGTGCCCCAGCGACGATTGGTCACTTTCCAAACAAACGTCTCGCCAGCGATCGTATGAACCGCTTCGCGCACGACAAGTTGTCGCCGGTCACCCGTAATCATCGGGCCAATATTTAGCGGTGTGATCTGATCTGTCCATGCGATCGGTTTGTCAGTGTCTGGCGAGTCGTACGCGGATTCGTCGATTTCGTTTCGCACGTGCATCGTCACCGTGAACGTTCGCGCCGCCGGGTCGGCCACCGCGTCAACTCGGTAGACCATGCCGCCAAGTTGTCGCGACATTCCGCTGCCATCGGTGACCTGAACCGGCAACATGTCACCGCGACGGTAGCGGCGAGAATCGCGGGCCGTGACTTCAAATTCGATGGTCATCGGATCCATCATCTGCACGGTCGCCACCGGATCGCCTTCTTTCACATAAGTGCCGGGAACCGCGTGGATCTATGAGACCTGACCGGGAACGGCCTAAACAGCACGGCGTTTCGGAGGCTGCGCTGGGCTTCGGAAAGCTGCTGCCGGGCCTGCAGGATCTGAGCTTCAAGGGCAAGCTGGCGGGCTTTCGCCTGAGCCAATTCGGCATTGGAACTGGCCAATCGCGATTTCATTGTTGCGGCGTTGGTTCGAGCGGCGTCGAGTTCTGAACGTGAAATTGCACTCTGTTTGGAAAGCTTCAACGCGCGCGACAGCTCGATGTCAGCAAGTTCAGCCTCGGCCTTTGCAGATTCGATCTGGGCGGGCAACTGCTGCTCAATTGTCACCAGATTGGCATCGCGGTTCAGTTTCGCAACTTCGACACTGGCTTCAGCCGACTCCACGGCAATTTTCAATTCTTCGGCGTCAAGGCGAGCCAGCGGGGTCGCACCCGGTGTCCGTTCATCGGCCTCACTACCGATTTGCGGCGTCACAAATTCGTTGGGCTCGATGACTTCGGCGACGCGGCCGGCGACCTCAAATCCAATCTGCTCGGATTTCCACGGCACAACGGAACCGGTTACGAATTGCGCGTTTGTTGGAGACGATTGCCGCAACACAGCAATCGCAACCGGCTTAGGAGGTTTCTCGGGCGAGACGGATTCCTCGTTCTCGTTCGTGCACCCCGTGGTTCCAAGGCCACACAAAAAAGCAGTTGTCAAAACGATGAAGTTGAAATTCTGAATACGCATAACTTGCTCAAAGACGCAGTACAGGCTGGCACACCAGGGAAGATCACTTTTCAGATTGCGGTGTCGTCACTATTGGTAACCCGACGCGTTAGCGAGGCGTTTGCGTTGTCCCTCG
This DNA window, taken from Fuerstiella marisgermanici, encodes the following:
- a CDS encoding HlyD family secretion protein is translated as MPWKSEQIGFEVAGRVAEVIEPNEFVTPQIGSEADERTPGATPLARLDAEELKIAVESAEASVEVAKLNRDANLVTIEQQLPAQIESAKAEAELADIELSRALKLSKQSAISRSELDAARTNAATMKSRLASSNAELAQAKARQLALEAQILQARQQLSEAQRSLRNAVLFRPFPVRSHRSTRFPALM
- a CDS encoding RNA polymerase sigma factor encodes the protein MHSAEIEELYRNESRKVFATLIRLLGDFDLAEEATHEAFAAAMQQWPEHGLPDNPASWLVSTGRFKAVDTLRRRAKLNDLQPELSRRLAEIEAANHSVAQQDIEDDRLRLIFTCCHPAIDPKVQVPLTLREVCGLTTEEIARAFLIAPSTMAQRIVRGKAKIRDARIPYTIPLLNDLPSRLEPVLSVIYLVFNEGYSSSSGESLTRADLSDEAIRLARLLVELLPDPEAMGLLALMLLHESRREARMNVDGDIVLLDEQDRTLWNQDFIAEGSRLVEQALRSRRFGVYSIQAAISAVHAEATEASETDWAQIVALYDVLFRADASPVVELNRAVAIAMRDDIASGLAIIDSILYRGDLHDYYLAHSARGEFLRRLGNKDQAKLAFKQALALARLEPERRFLRNKIASTESD
- a CDS encoding YciI family protein, with translation MKYMLLIYGAESGWTEEEREACMIESMEISEELEKQGKWISASPLHSVTTATSVRVREGKQQITDGPFAETTEQLGGYYIIDVDDLDEAIKVAARLPPAKKGTVEIRPLLPLPELPAST